The sequence below is a genomic window from Thioalkalivibrio sp. ALJ12.
GTGGAATCCGGGGGCAGGGGCTGTGCGGCAGTCATGGTGTGGTCAGGGGCATCCAGGAGGGCGAAAGGCCCCTCAGGTTACAGGCCGTGGGCGGCGCAGGAAATGTCCGTGTCACTTCGTGGTGTCTCTAGGAAACGCTGATTTGGCAAGACGCAGCAACGGCGGATGCAATAAACAGAGTAAGGGTCGGGAATTTTTATTGTTTCGTGACAGTCTAGTCATTCGCGGGATTACTAGAATGATTCCAACCCCGACCCAAGGAGATTGAGATGCGGCATTCATGGATCACGACGGCCTGTGCGGCCGCTTGCCTGGCTTCAGCCCCGGCGTTTGCGGCCGACAAGGTCACGCTGGAGCATGACGACCTGACCCTGATCGGTCATTTCCAGGAAGGGGCCGGTGCCTCGCCTGAAGATGGTGTGGTGCTGATGCTGCACGGCACGCTCGCCCACGGCCGCATGGAGGTCATGCAGGCGGTCCAGGATCAGCTGGCCGACCGAGGCCACAATACGCTGTCGATCAACCTGAGCTACGGGATCGACGAACGTGAGGGGATGTTCGAGTGCGACGCGCCGATTCATCATGGCGTGGACGAGCACATGAAAGAGGTCGCGCTCTGGCAGGAGTGGCTGCAGGGCGAAGGCTATGGCCCGGTCACGCTGTTCGGGCATTCGCGTGGAGGCAACCAGGTGGCCCGCTATCTGACCGAGCACGATCCGGACGACATCCGCGCGATGGTTCTGGTCGCTCCGTCCACCTTTGATGCGGACAAGGTCGCGGCGGATTACGAAGATCAGGCCGGGGAACCACTGGGTGAAGTACTGGCCCGCGCCCAGGAGAAACACGACCGTGGCGACGGCTCCATGCTGGAAGGCGTGCGTTTTCTGCAATGTGGCGAACTGGATGTCGCACCCCATGCGTTCCTGAGCTACTACGATCCGGCCCCGGTCCACAACACGCCAAGCGTGATCGACGGCATCCAGACCCCGACGCTGGTGGTGATCGGGTCCGAGGATGACGTGGTGGCAGATCTGCCGGAGCGGATGGATGCGGTCGAGGACAAGGAGCACATCACGGTGAACACCGTCGATGGTGCGGATCATTTCTTCCGCGACTTCTTCGCCGACGACGTGGTGGACTTCACCGTCGACTTTCTCGATGAGCACTGATCGGCTGATCTGAGCCCATCAGGCCGGCCCTTTCGGGTCGGCCTTTTTTGTGTGTGTCTCAACCGGCCCAGAGGGTCAGGTACAGACCCAGCATCGCGGCGGCGAACAGCAGGCCGATGGTCTCCCAGCGGGTGAGTACACCCTCGGCCAGTTCCAGCCGTTCACGAAGCCGGTAGCGTAGCCAGCGCAGGCGCGCCGGGTGGCGCCCGACGCCGATCAATGCAGGGCGGCGGTGCCACAGGCGCTGGCTGGTGTGCGCGAGCCACTCCAGGGGCACGACGAGATCGCCCTCCTGGAGCCACGGCCGATCGCGATCCCGAGCCCATCGCCAGGCCAGCAGCCCCAGGACCAGGCCGACACCAATTGGCCAGACAAGGCTCAGACTCGTCAGCACGACCCAGGCGGAAACCTGCTCCGGTGGGGCGACTGCCACCCCCAGCAGGGGGAAGACCAGCGACATCGCCGCCAGGCCACCCCAGGCCCACCAGCGGCGTGAGTCCGCGCGCGGGGGCGTCTGGGTGTCTTGCTGTGTCTGATACCAGCGCCAGAGAAAGCGCAGCATCAGGAGCGTTGTGCCGGCGGCCGCCAGGGTCAGGGCGAACTCCGTATGAGCCATCCAGCCGGCCAGATCGGCGTCGTACAGCGGTTCCTTCAGGGTGTTCTTGGCCAGTGCGCCGCTGGTCATCGGCATCCCGGCCAGGGCGAGTGCTGGCAGCACCGCGAACAGGAAAAAGGCCAGGCGGCCTGTGCCACCCGCGGGGCGCTGCGCGGTCATCCCGGCGGCCAGGAACAGCGCACCCTTGGCAAAGCCGTGGTGCACGGCGTAGAGCGTAACGGCCATCAGCAGCCAGGCCCGCAGGTCAGGCAGGGCGAGTGCCAGCCCGACCCCGGCCGTCATCAGCCCCATCTGGCTGATGCTGGAGTACGCGAGGATGGTCTTGGGACGCGACTGCAGAACCCCGGCGAGTGCGGCGAGGAAGGCTGCCGACAGACCCAGGAGCACGAGGGTCTCGCCGAGCAGCACATGGCCGGTCTCATCCAGTGGCAATACCCGCAGCCAGCCCAGCAGGCCAGCCTTGATCATCGCCCCCGACAGCACGGCGCTGGCCGCGACTGGTGCGGCCGGGTGGGCCAGCGGCAGCCAGAAATGCAGGGGAAGCATCCCGGCCTTGATGCCAAACCCGAGCACCAGCAACGCAAGGCCCCAGCCTTCGGGGCGCGCCTCGGCGATCGCGGTCAGCCGCGTATCGCCACCCGCCTGGTGAATCGCCATGACGAGGCCGGAAAACAGCAGGATTTCACCGACGACCGCCAGGATCAGATAGATGCGTCCGGCGCGCCAGGCCTCCGCTGTATTGGAGTGCACCACCAGGCCATAGGCCGCCAGGCTCATCAGGGAGAAGAACAGATAAAAGCTCAGGGCGTCCTGGGCGAGGATCAGGCCCAGGTTCCCGGAGAGCGCCAGCAGCCAGAACGCGTAGAAGCGGTGACGCAGCGGGTCATCCTGGCGATCGCTCAGCGCAAACAGGCCGGCCGCCAGCCAGAGCCCAGAGGTCAACGCCAGAAAGGCCTGCCCCAGAGGGTCGAGCCCCAGTAGTGTGTTGAGCATCAGCCAGTCCAGGGTGGCGGGCTCGATATCGCCCCCGAAGGCCGCACCTCCAAGGCCCGGCAATGCCGCCCACGGGGCCCAACGGTTGAAGCGGGTCCGGTGCGGCCGCAGGCCGATCAGTACCGCGAGCAACAGCGGGACCAAGGGGATCGCGAGCCAGATCAGGGCGTTCATGGCGCGAACCCCGGGATCGAATAGTCGCGTTCCACGATCAGGGTCACCCAGTCGAGCGGGCTCAGGCTCATCCCCGCCAGCAGCCCGCCGAGCAGGCTCAGGGCCGCGACGAACATCGTGGGGACGAGCAGCATCCAGTGGGTCTCGAAGCGTGTGGGGCCGCTATGTTCGACCATACGCTCGTGCCAGGACGTGCGTCGCTCGCCCAGCCAGCCGCGGATCACCGGCGGCAGGAAATACGCTGCATTGAGCAGGCTGCTGACGATCAGCACGGCCAGTACCCAGTGGAACTGGGCCTCCAGCGCCCCCAGGCCCAGATGCCACTTGGTGACGAAGCCCGCGAGCGGCGGCAGCCCGATCATGCCCAGGGCGCCCAGGGTAAAGGCCAGCATGGTCAACGGCATGCGGCGGCCCACGCCGTCCAGCTCGCTGATCTTGTGGATGCCGAGTGTCTCGGCAAAGTTGCCGGCACAAAAGAACAGCGTGATCTTGGTGATCCCCTGATGCACCAGATGCACAAGCCCGCCGATGACCCCCAGCGGCCCGGCCAGCGCGACACCCAGCACGATGTACGAGACCTGGCTGACGGTAGAAAAGGCCAGCCGCTGCTTCAGGTCGTCCGTGCGCAGGGCCTGGATCGAGCCGTACAGGATGGTGATCGCGGCGACCACTACCAGCCCTGCGGCGAGCCCGAGTTCCATCGTGACCTCGGCGCCATAGACGTCGTTCACCACCCGCACAATCCCGAAGGCCCCGGCCTTGACCACGGCGACCGCGTGCAGCAGGGCACTAACAGGGGCGGGCGCGACCATCGCGATCGGCAGCCAGGAGTGCAGCGGCACCAAAGCCGCCTTGACCCCGAACCCGATCATCAACATCACGAACAGGACCTTGAGCGTGGTCTCGTGCGTGGTCGCGAGTTCGCCGAGGTAGCCGCCCGGCACGAAGGATTCGGCACCGGCCAGAAGCGTCAGCCAGACGATCGCGGTGAACAGCACCAGCCCGCTGGTCAGGGTGTAGGCCAGATACAGGCGTCCGGCGCGCAGGGCGGCGGGTGTGCCGCGGTGCACCACCAGCGGCCAGGTGGCCAGCGTCAGCAGCTCGTAGAAGATCAGCAGCGTGATCAGGTTGCCCGACAGCGCGATCCCGACCGTGGCGCTGACACAAAGGGAAAAGAAGCCAAAAAAACGGCTCCGACGTGGCGAACCTTCCAGATAGCCGATGGCGTACACGGTGGTGACGAACCACAGCACTGCTGAGAGGGTGGCGAACAGCAGGGACAGGGCGTCCGCCGCGAGTACGAAGTCGATCCCCGGCAGCAGCGGGATGCTGAGCTGATATTCATCGCCGCGCAGGACGCCCAGCAGCAGCCAGCCGACCAGTACCAGCTTGGTCCCGGCCCCGCCGAGGTTCAGCAGGGTCCGCAGGCCATAGCGCCGTTCGGGCAGGAAGAAGATCGCCAGGCCCGGGCCCAGCGAACTCATCAGGATGGCGAGGAGCAGCCAGCCGCCGTCGGTCATGGCGCCCCCGGGGTCAGTGTCAGGGTGTGCAGCGTCAGGGTGCCGGCGAATCCGGCGGCGGCCGCAACCACGGCCAGCCCCAGCGGCACCCAGTCCATCCACGGCGAGACGGCCTCACCGGCGTCCCGGGGCCCGCGGTGAAAGGCCGGGGCCACCATGCGCAGTACGTAGCCGGCGGCGAGCAGCCCGCCACCGGCAATCGCGCTTACCCACAGCACGCCGATCAGGCTGCCCGCCAGGATCGTGGACAGCCCTGCCTCCAGCAGCAGGTATTTGGCGATGAAGCCGCCGGTGAAGGGCAGGCCCATGAGGCTGACCCCGGCCAGCCCGAGCGCAAACACGGTGCG
It includes:
- a CDS encoding complex I subunit 5 family protein; this encodes MNALIWLAIPLVPLLLAVLIGLRPHRTRFNRWAPWAALPGLGGAAFGGDIEPATLDWLMLNTLLGLDPLGQAFLALTSGLWLAAGLFALSDRQDDPLRHRFYAFWLLALSGNLGLILAQDALSFYLFFSLMSLAAYGLVVHSNTAEAWRAGRIYLILAVVGEILLFSGLVMAIHQAGGDTRLTAIAEARPEGWGLALLVLGFGIKAGMLPLHFWLPLAHPAAPVAASAVLSGAMIKAGLLGWLRVLPLDETGHVLLGETLVLLGLSAAFLAALAGVLQSRPKTILAYSSISQMGLMTAGVGLALALPDLRAWLLMAVTLYAVHHGFAKGALFLAAGMTAQRPAGGTGRLAFFLFAVLPALALAGMPMTSGALAKNTLKEPLYDADLAGWMAHTEFALTLAAAGTTLLMLRFLWRWYQTQQDTQTPPRADSRRWWAWGGLAAMSLVFPLLGVAVAPPEQVSAWVVLTSLSLVWPIGVGLVLGLLAWRWARDRDRPWLQEGDLVVPLEWLAHTSQRLWHRRPALIGVGRHPARLRWLRYRLRERLELAEGVLTRWETIGLLFAAAMLGLYLTLWAG
- a CDS encoding alpha/beta hydrolase; amino-acid sequence: MRHSWITTACAAACLASAPAFAADKVTLEHDDLTLIGHFQEGAGASPEDGVVLMLHGTLAHGRMEVMQAVQDQLADRGHNTLSINLSYGIDEREGMFECDAPIHHGVDEHMKEVALWQEWLQGEGYGPVTLFGHSRGGNQVARYLTEHDPDDIRAMVLVAPSTFDADKVAADYEDQAGEPLGEVLARAQEKHDRGDGSMLEGVRFLQCGELDVAPHAFLSYYDPAPVHNTPSVIDGIQTPTLVVIGSEDDVVADLPERMDAVEDKEHITVNTVDGADHFFRDFFADDVVDFTVDFLDEH
- a CDS encoding complex I subunit 5 family protein, which gives rise to MTDGGWLLLAILMSSLGPGLAIFFLPERRYGLRTLLNLGGAGTKLVLVGWLLLGVLRGDEYQLSIPLLPGIDFVLAADALSLLFATLSAVLWFVTTVYAIGYLEGSPRRSRFFGFFSLCVSATVGIALSGNLITLLIFYELLTLATWPLVVHRGTPAALRAGRLYLAYTLTSGLVLFTAIVWLTLLAGAESFVPGGYLGELATTHETTLKVLFVMLMIGFGVKAALVPLHSWLPIAMVAPAPVSALLHAVAVVKAGAFGIVRVVNDVYGAEVTMELGLAAGLVVVAAITILYGSIQALRTDDLKQRLAFSTVSQVSYIVLGVALAGPLGVIGGLVHLVHQGITKITLFFCAGNFAETLGIHKISELDGVGRRMPLTMLAFTLGALGMIGLPPLAGFVTKWHLGLGALEAQFHWVLAVLIVSSLLNAAYFLPPVIRGWLGERRTSWHERMVEHSGPTRFETHWMLLVPTMFVAALSLLGGLLAGMSLSPLDWVTLIVERDYSIPGFAP